One Intestinimonas butyriciproducens genomic window, TACATGGATGACAACAAAGGAAATGCAGCCTTATGAAAAAGTCGAGGAGAGGGCAGAAAACCCTCCCCCTAGCATTCGGCATCAGGCGCAGTGCCTGTGAATGCAGTCAGCAGTGATTTGGGGGGGAATGCTCATTGTCATGGCACCGCTATAGTGAATACATACGCAGTCGCCGCGGGAGAAGCAACAGGCATCGTCAGAGCGAACTAGGACTCTCTGATGTGAGGAACAGTCACAGACCAAAAGCCGACAGCGCTCAGCACATATGACTCTTGCGATCATTGTGGTGCGGTTATTTTGTTCCAAGGTGATCACCTCCACATTGCAGGATATGTCGGATGGAACCGGAGTGTGACGGCTTTTGATTCAAGCGGTGCGCCGGACCTCAAGAGGCATGACCCCCAAAGAGGGGGGAGCACGTTGATATGAGCATCAGTACGGGGGAGCTCATGGATGCCAGGGACATATTGGAGACACCTATGCAAATGGTGTGGCAGGAAACTGTCATGAATATCGAAGCGCCTGAACCAAAGACAATCCGTGATGGGTGTCGTGGCTTGGGCGCTTTTTGCTTGCAGGATGCCCTCCAACACCCAGGGAAGGTTCTGCCCGGCTTGGCGCAATAACCGCGGGCATCCTTCCGGAAAGGATTTTGCCTGAAAATGGCTGGTACGTCCCTGTATTTGAAAAGAGCGGGAAAACAGAAAGCGCAGAGGGCAGGCGCATAGGGGATAAGGGAGTATGGAGACAAAAACGCAGTTGGGCAGGGCGCAGGGTATTTTTCACAGGGATCCGACATGCGCCCGAACGAGCGGGTCGTGTTGGGGAGAAACTGAGCCCGCAGGACGGCTCTTGGCCTAAGATGAAGCGCGTGGGTAGAGCGAATATCCGGCGGACAACCATGAGGCGGAAGGGACGTTGTTCCAGCGACGAAACAGGGGAAGTACATAGGGGTCCGACGTAAGAATCCCAAGAGCGTGACAAGCGAATGGCCACCCCAGAGCCAAAACAAAGAGGTAAGATAGCTACACAAGGGCGGCCGAGGCAGATCTTGAAGAGACAATAAAGGAGGGTTGGGATGCTTTCATTTTTGGCGATTACGGAGGCGGTAAAGGGGCTGGTGGAGGAGCGGTATCCGGAGAATACGGTCTATCTGGAGCGGGTACCGGTGGACTTTGCGCGGCCGTCCTTCCTGGTGGAGCTGGGGCCGGTGGAGATGCTGGACGCCTCGTGCGGCTGCCTGGAGGTCAAGGCCACGGTGGTGGTCACCGCCTTTGTGGAGGCGGACGACTACTATAACAGCCACGTGCCGGACCTGATGACCCGGATGGGGGCGGTACAGGAGCTCTTCGCGGTGGACGGACTCCAGGTGGAGGACCGGTTCCTCCACGTGACGGCCAACAAGGGCAACTGCCAATTCGACTACGCGGAGACCAGCGTCACATTCCAGTATCAGGACGACCGCCCGGGCGGGGACGAGTGGCCCCTGATGGGCGAAATACAGACAAAGTGGGGCCCCCCGCAGGGCGAATAAAGGGACCCCACCGGGCCGTGAAGCCCGGTGGGGGGAGGAGGGAGAACGAAGCGAAGCAGATATCCGGCGGACAGCCGGATGGAGCAAAGCTGAGTTTCTTCCGACGACGTGGGGGAGAGGACGAACAACGGAATGGAGCGGATATCCGCCTTTTGGCGGATGGAGCGAAATAGAGTTTGTGAGGACGAAAGGGGAATTGAAATGGGACTTCCCAGCATCAACATTGCATTCAAATCCACAGCGGCGAGCGCCATCGAGCGCTCTGAGAAGGGGGTGGTGGCGCTCATCATCAAGGACGCCAAGGAGAACGGCGGCCACGCCTACACCAACGCCAGCCAGATCCCGGCCACCCTGGGGACGGACAACCAGGCATACATCCAGCGGGCCTTTACGGGGTATGTGAATACGCCCCGGCAGGTGCTGGTCTACGTGCTGCCCGCAGCGGCGGAGGCGCTGACCGACGCCCTGACGTGGCTGGCCACCCAGACCTTTGACTATCTGGCGGGGCCCCCCGACTGCACGGAGGCCGAGGCCACGGCCATCGCGACCTGGATCGCCGGCCGGAGGAGCAACGACGCGGCCATCTGCAAGGCGGTGCTGCCCAACAAGGCGGCGGACAGCGAGGCGGTGGTCAACTTCGCCACCGGGGATATCCTGGTGGGCACGACCGAGTTCACTGCGGCGCAGTACTGCTCCCGGATCGCGGGGCTCATCGCCGGGACGCCCATGACCATCTCCTGCACCTACGCCCCTCTCCCCGAGGTGAGCGACGTGGGGCGGCTGACCCGTGAGGCCATGGACGCCGCGGTGGACGCGGGCAAGTTCATCCTCTTCCACGACGGGGAGAAGGTGAAGGTGGCCCGCGGGGTGAACTCCCTCCAGACCACCACCCAGGACAAGGGGGACGCCTGGAAGAAGATCAAGATGGTGGAGGTCATGGATATGATCCAGACCGACATCCGGACCACGGCCCAGGACGCTTACATCGGCAAGTACGCCAACAGCTACGACAATAAGTGCCTGCTGGTGACGGCCATCAAGGGCTACCTGGTGGGGCTGGAGCAGTCCGGCATCCTCCAGGCGGGGAGCTCCTCGGTGGGGATCGACCTGGCACACCAGGAGGCATACCTCCAGTCTGTGGGCACGGACACCTCCAAGATGAGCCAGCAGGAGATCAAGGAGGCCAACACCGCCGACAAGGTGTTTTTGGAGGCGTCCATCAAGATCCTCGACGCCATTGAGGATATCAGCCTCAATATCACAATCTGAGGAGGGCTAAAACATGGATTCGGCAAAGCGAGTGATTTCAGGGACCTGGGGCGAGGTGTGGCTGGACGGAGACAAGGTATCCGAGTGCTACGGGCTCCAGGCCAAGGTGAGCTTCAACAAGGAGGACATCGCCCTGTGCGGGCAGATGGCCAGCGACAAAAAGGTGACGAGCATCGAGTGTACGGGGTCCCTGCGGATGCACAAGGTGACCTCCCGGATGGCGCTGGCCATTGGGGAGAACATCCGAAACGGAAAGGACGTGCGCTTTACCATTGTGAGCAAGCTGAAGGACCCGGACGCCTACGGGGCGGAGCGGGTGGTCCTGAGCAACGTCAGCTTCGACGACCTCACCCTGGCCGACTGGGAGGCCAAGAGCGTGGGCAAGGTGGAGTGCCCCTTCACCTTTACCGGCTATGAGTTCCTGGACGAGATCAACGTATAAGGAGCGGCGCGGATGAAAAAGAAACCTGCGGAGGGGCTGATGCGCCACGCCATAGTGGACGGCAAGGAGAAATATGCCCGGATCGCGATCCACAGGAGACGAACGCCATTGTACGCCTTTGAACTGGTTGGAGTTCTAAACGAGTATATGACGCCGGAGGGGCTGGACATCGAGGCTATGCGTACTGCGGCGACAGAGATATTCGCCCAAGAACATCCAGATTACGAGTATGGGGGCATGATTTTGTCTGCGTTGGACTTCGCGCGGGTATTCAACCTCCGCCGGGGATCGTTCCAAGCGGCGGACCTTGCGCTTACGATAGAAGGGAGAAGCGTATGAACGAAAAGAGGAGCATTCTGGAGCTGCTGCTGCGGGAGGAGACGCCCAATGTGCGGAAAAGCCTGCCCACGGCGCGGTACCGTGTGAAGCGGCTGAGCGAGCTGCTGGGGGAGGACGTGGTATTCGAGCTGCGGGCGCTGCCCTACGGGAAGGTGAGCGAGCTGAAGGAGAGTATGTCGGAGGATCTGAGCGTACATATCGTGCTCTCTGGGGTGGTCTCACCGGACCTGAAGGACCCTGCGCTCCAGGCTAAATTCGGCGGAGCCACGCCGGCGGAGACGGTAAAGGCGCTGCTGCTGCCGGGTGAGATCGAGGACCTGAGCCGTGCGGTGGAGCGGCTGTGCGGATACCGGACGGCGACCATTGAAGAAGTAAAAAACGCCTAGAGGACGGCAGCGACGCGGAGCTGGGTCTCGTCTACTACCTCTTCCATGTGAAGGGGTGGGCCCCGGGGGACTACTACCGGAAGTCCCCCGGGGAGCGGGACCTCATCTGGGCGCTGGCGTCCTATGAGGTGGAAGCGCGAGGATAGGCGGAGCAGAGATCAAAATGAGCGCAAAAAAGCCGCCCCGAAGGGCGGCGGAGAGGTCATTCATCTTTGGGCGGAAAGCTGGCCCAAACGGCCCAGAGTAAGCAGAGCAGGAACCCTCCCCACATCATGCCGTCGTAGGGAGACATATTACCCACCAAAGAGAAGAAGGCGGCACAGAAGAGAGTGCCAACCACGAGGAGCCACACGATCATAAGGATGACTGGTTCATGAGAGAGCGCCCGAAATTCTTTCCAAAAACGCTTCATAACCGCAACCCTCCTTCTGTGGAAATCATATCGCCAAAAAGGTAAAAAGTCAAGAGGAGGCGAGACTATGCCGGAAGAAAGCATCAACATTTATATGTCGCTGGTCGACAAGGTGTCCGGCCCCCTGAGCGGCATCGGGACGAAGACAAAGGCATTCAGCAAGGAACTCCAGGAGCTGGAGCAGACTACACAGGCCTACAGCAAGATACAGGACAAGCTGTCCAAGGAGACGGTAGATTACCGGAAGAAGCTGGAGCAGTCAAGCGTGACGGTCAGAGAGGCGCGGAAGGCGTTCGCCAAGTACAAGGACGAGGCGCATAAAGGCGCGCTGGATAAGGCGCTGGAGGAACAGGAGGAATACCGGCGCAGGCTCAAAGAGACGGAGACGGCCATGAAGAGCAACTACGGCGCGTTGAAGTCGCTGATGGACCAGCAGCGAAAGGCGGAGAATCAGGGGGGAGAAACCAGCTTGGCAAAGGGGCTGATGTCTGCCGGCCTGGGGAAACTGGCA contains:
- a CDS encoding phage tail terminator family protein; this translates as MLSFLAITEAVKGLVEERYPENTVYLERVPVDFARPSFLVELGPVEMLDASCGCLEVKATVVVTAFVEADDYYNSHVPDLMTRMGAVQELFAVDGLQVEDRFLHVTANKGNCQFDYAETSVTFQYQDDRPGGDEWPLMGEIQTKWGPPQGE
- a CDS encoding phage tail sheath C-terminal domain-containing protein, which codes for MGLPSINIAFKSTAASAIERSEKGVVALIIKDAKENGGHAYTNASQIPATLGTDNQAYIQRAFTGYVNTPRQVLVYVLPAAAEALTDALTWLATQTFDYLAGPPDCTEAEATAIATWIAGRRSNDAAICKAVLPNKAADSEAVVNFATGDILVGTTEFTAAQYCSRIAGLIAGTPMTISCTYAPLPEVSDVGRLTREAMDAAVDAGKFILFHDGEKVKVARGVNSLQTTTQDKGDAWKKIKMVEVMDMIQTDIRTTAQDAYIGKYANSYDNKCLLVTAIKGYLVGLEQSGILQAGSSSVGIDLAHQEAYLQSVGTDTSKMSQQEIKEANTADKVFLEASIKILDAIEDISLNITI
- a CDS encoding phage tail tube protein produces the protein MDSAKRVISGTWGEVWLDGDKVSECYGLQAKVSFNKEDIALCGQMASDKKVTSIECTGSLRMHKVTSRMALAIGENIRNGKDVRFTIVSKLKDPDAYGAERVVLSNVSFDDLTLADWEAKSVGKVECPFTFTGYEFLDEINV
- a CDS encoding phage tail assembly chaperone, giving the protein MNEKRSILELLLREETPNVRKSLPTARYRVKRLSELLGEDVVFELRALPYGKVSELKESMSEDLSVHIVLSGVVSPDLKDPALQAKFGGATPAETVKALLLPGEIEDLSRAVERLCGYRTATIEEVKNA